One Brevibacillus choshinensis genomic window carries:
- the acsA gene encoding acetate--CoA ligase: MNVEKIPATDGRFNLNNYDEVYANFDWAEVEKQFTWHETGKVNVAYEAIDRHVLTDRKDKTALIYSDLTRDESYTYAQLSELSNKFGNILRGLGIAKGDRVFVFMPRTPELYVSVLGTLKVGAIVGPLFEAFMEAAVRDRLENSEAVAIVTTPALLPRIPVSELPALKHVIVVGAKEELPEGQISFEAAMAEASSDFEIEWVDREDGMILHYTSGSTGKPKGVLHVHNAMIQHYQTGKWVLDLQDDDIYWCTADPGWVTGTAYGIFAPWLNGVTNVVRGGRFTPESWYETVEKYKVSVWYSAPTSFRMLMGAGDELVKKYDFSNLRHILSVGEPLNPEVVYWGMRVFQHRIHDTWWMTETGGQLICNYKSMDIKPGSMGKPIPGVYASIIDDQGNELPPNRMGNLAVKVGWPAMMRQIWNNPAKYQEYFHIPGWYVSGDSAYKDEEGYFWFQGRIDDVINTSGERVGPFEVESKLVEHPAVAEAGVIGKPDPVRGEIIKAFIALRAGYEPTDELMEEIRKFVKEGLAAHAAPREIEFRDKLPKTRSGKIMRRVLKAWELGLPTGDLSTMED, from the coding sequence ATGAACGTGGAAAAAATTCCGGCGACGGATGGTCGGTTCAACCTGAACAATTACGACGAAGTCTACGCTAACTTTGATTGGGCTGAAGTGGAGAAACAGTTTACCTGGCATGAAACGGGCAAGGTAAATGTGGCATATGAAGCAATTGACCGTCACGTACTGACGGATCGAAAAGATAAAACCGCATTGATATACAGCGATTTGACTCGTGATGAGAGCTATACGTATGCACAGCTGAGCGAGCTGTCCAACAAGTTCGGGAATATCTTGCGCGGATTGGGAATCGCCAAGGGAGACCGCGTTTTCGTCTTCATGCCTCGTACCCCAGAGCTTTATGTAAGCGTTTTAGGGACACTGAAGGTAGGGGCCATCGTAGGACCTCTGTTTGAGGCATTCATGGAAGCTGCGGTACGCGACCGTCTGGAAAACAGCGAAGCGGTGGCCATCGTGACGACCCCAGCCCTGCTGCCGCGCATTCCCGTCTCTGAATTGCCAGCACTCAAGCACGTGATCGTCGTGGGAGCGAAAGAGGAATTGCCAGAAGGTCAGATCAGCTTTGAAGCGGCGATGGCGGAAGCCTCCTCTGACTTTGAAATCGAGTGGGTGGACCGCGAAGACGGCATGATTCTTCACTATACTTCCGGCTCGACAGGCAAACCAAAAGGCGTCCTGCACGTACACAACGCTATGATTCAGCACTACCAGACAGGAAAATGGGTGCTGGACCTGCAAGACGACGACATCTACTGGTGCACGGCCGACCCAGGTTGGGTGACGGGCACTGCTTACGGAATCTTTGCTCCTTGGCTGAATGGGGTTACAAACGTAGTGCGAGGTGGCCGTTTTACGCCTGAATCGTGGTACGAAACCGTCGAAAAATATAAAGTGAGCGTCTGGTACAGTGCCCCGACATCTTTCCGCATGCTGATGGGAGCAGGGGATGAGCTCGTCAAGAAATACGACTTCTCGAATCTGCGCCACATCCTGAGCGTAGGGGAACCGCTCAATCCAGAGGTCGTTTACTGGGGAATGCGTGTCTTCCAGCATCGCATTCACGATACGTGGTGGATGACGGAGACCGGTGGACAGTTGATTTGTAACTACAAGAGCATGGACATCAAGCCTGGCTCCATGGGCAAACCGATTCCGGGCGTCTATGCTTCCATCATTGATGACCAAGGCAACGAGCTGCCGCCTAACCGCATGGGGAACCTGGCGGTAAAAGTGGGCTGGCCTGCCATGATGAGACAGATCTGGAACAATCCTGCGAAGTATCAAGAATACTTCCACATTCCAGGCTGGTACGTATCTGGTGACTCTGCCTACAAGGATGAAGAAGGCTACTTCTGGTTCCAGGGTCGTATCGATGATGTCATCAATACGTCTGGGGAGCGCGTCGGTCCGTTTGAGGTGGAAAGCAAGCTGGTCGAGCATCCTGCAGTAGCAGAGGCGGGTGTCATCGGCAAGCCGGATCCTGTTCGGGGAGAAATCATCAAAGCCTTTATCGCCTTGCGCGCTGGCTATGAGCCGACTGACGAACTGATGGAAGAGATCCGGAAATTCGTCAAGGAAGGCTTGGCTGCACATGCTGCTCCGCGTGAGATTGAATTCCGTGACAAGCTGCCGAAGACACGCTCCGGCAAAATCATGCGCCGCGTCTTGAAGGCGTGGGAGCTGGGCTTACCGACAGGCGACCTGTCTACGATGGAAGATTAA
- a CDS encoding metallophosphoesterase has product MLWLILAIAIALLFIRAYRNTFDVHTNYVSIPLQPSRRLPDPAHIEPLSILHLSDLHMENLSVQASKIVNDFSDCSPDLIAITGDLLDRHKNIPKAVQYVETIMSLKPALGTYVVLGNHDYVLSPSKLALLKTELVRIGCRVLINQHETIFHAGQEWHIIGVDNFSTGHSQLKKAFQNVPDTGARLVLTHDPNVVLHMKDFPYDYLLSGHFHGGQIHWPRPFHLAKMGKLPKLNMVKGLHRVDGRPFYISEGLGQTGLNVRLRSRPEMTLHTLAGTAFLKHGQAGISTSLQEASATLALD; this is encoded by the coding sequence ATGTTATGGCTGATCCTTGCAATTGCGATTGCCTTGCTTTTCATTCGCGCTTACCGCAATACATTTGATGTTCATACCAATTATGTATCCATTCCGTTACAGCCCTCACGCCGACTGCCAGATCCTGCTCATATCGAGCCGCTCTCGATCTTGCACCTGTCTGATTTGCATATGGAAAATCTGTCTGTGCAAGCTTCCAAAATCGTCAATGATTTCTCTGACTGCTCCCCTGATCTGATTGCGATTACCGGTGATCTTTTGGATCGCCACAAAAATATTCCGAAGGCGGTTCAATACGTGGAAACGATCATGTCTCTGAAGCCGGCTCTCGGTACGTACGTGGTCTTGGGCAATCACGATTACGTGTTGTCGCCGTCCAAGCTCGCTTTGCTGAAAACAGAGCTTGTGCGAATCGGCTGCCGAGTACTCATCAATCAGCACGAGACTATTTTCCACGCCGGCCAGGAATGGCACATTATCGGGGTAGACAACTTCTCCACGGGGCACAGCCAGTTGAAAAAGGCCTTTCAAAACGTGCCTGACACAGGCGCACGCCTGGTGCTCACTCACGATCCCAATGTCGTGCTGCACATGAAAGACTTTCCGTACGATTACCTGCTATCCGGTCATTTTCACGGTGGACAGATTCACTGGCCACGGCCTTTCCATCTCGCAAAAATGGGGAAGCTGCCCAAGCTGAACATGGTCAAAGGCCTGCATCGGGTTGACGGCCGTCCGTTTTACATCAGCGAAGGCTTGGGACAGACCGGCCTGAATGTCCGTCTGCGCTCACGGCCGGAGATGACGCTGCACACGCTTGCCGGCACCGCCTTTCTGAAGCACGGGCAAGCA
- a CDS encoding cation diffusion facilitator family transporter, which produces MGHHHHHDHDHGHGHHHHGRGASKRALFTSLLIITLFLIVEIIGGFLTNSLALLSDAGHMLSDASALLLSLIALHFASRPPSAQKTFGMHRFEILAALINGVTLVVISLIILWEAYERLLNPPKVASGTMIVIATIGLLANIAAAFVLMRGDYKENMNVRSAYLHVLGDMLGSIGAILGGILMWAFGWYIADPLISVIVAILIMLSAWRVTKESVHILLEGAPSRLDTTLISEKLKQLSGVTAVHDLHVWTVTSGFESLTCHLIVEDHLPSYPILTKALALLEQEFGITHATIQIENSTVQHDSLHCQEGTETKSGHSHDHSHDQPCHDHEH; this is translated from the coding sequence ATGGGTCACCATCATCACCATGATCATGACCACGGACATGGTCACCACCATCACGGCAGAGGTGCAAGCAAACGCGCCCTGTTCACTTCTCTTTTGATCATCACCTTGTTTTTGATCGTAGAAATCATTGGGGGCTTTCTCACCAACAGCTTGGCGTTGCTATCCGATGCCGGACATATGCTGAGCGATGCTTCCGCTCTTTTGCTAAGCCTGATTGCCCTGCATTTCGCCTCTCGTCCTCCGTCTGCCCAAAAAACCTTTGGCATGCATCGCTTTGAAATATTGGCTGCGCTCATCAACGGGGTGACACTCGTCGTCATCTCCCTGATTATTCTGTGGGAGGCGTACGAGCGACTGCTGAATCCGCCAAAGGTCGCAAGCGGAACCATGATCGTGATTGCCACGATCGGACTGTTGGCAAACATCGCTGCCGCCTTTGTCCTCATGCGCGGCGATTACAAGGAAAATATGAATGTCCGCAGTGCCTACCTCCACGTACTTGGCGACATGCTGGGGTCTATCGGAGCCATTCTCGGGGGAATTTTGATGTGGGCCTTTGGCTGGTACATCGCCGACCCGCTGATCAGCGTCATCGTGGCCATCCTCATCATGCTCAGTGCTTGGCGGGTGACAAAGGAATCGGTCCATATCTTGCTGGAGGGAGCACCCAGTCGACTGGATACCACTCTCATTTCTGAAAAGCTGAAACAGCTAAGTGGGGTGACCGCTGTGCACGATCTGCACGTATGGACGGTTACTTCCGGATTTGAATCCTTAACCTGCCATCTCATCGTGGAGGATCACTTGCCCAGCTACCCGATTCTCACCAAGGCTCTTGCGCTTTTGGAGCAGGAGTTTGGCATCACCCATGCGACGATTCAGATCGAAAATTCAACTGTTCAGCACGACAGCCTCCACTGTCAGGAAGGAACTGAAACGAAGTCCGGTCACAGTCACGATCATTCCCATGACCAGCCTTGCCATGATCACGAGCACTAG